A genomic window from Gossypium hirsutum isolate 1008001.06 chromosome D12, Gossypium_hirsutum_v2.1, whole genome shotgun sequence includes:
- the LOC107916721 gene encoding protein FLX-like 2: MGSKGRIPPPHLRRPLPGPGMVHSDPFGLGIPLHPGPFAHFDMLPPPEIKEQKLVAQLVEMQRLGTENQRIAATHGTLRQELAVAQHELQILHAQIGAITSEREQKNEEPYGINS; this comes from the coding sequence ATGGGAAGTAAAGGTCGAATTCCACCCCCTCATCTGAGGCGTCCTCTCCCTGGACCTGGCATGGTACATTCTGACCCATTTGGTCTAGGAATTCCTCTCCATCCAGGTCCTTTTGCACATTTTGATATGTTGCCACCTCCAGAAATCAAGGAACAAAAGCTTGTTGCACAGCTTGTGGAAATGCAGAGACTTGGTACAGAAAACCAGAGAATTGCTGCTACCCATGGGACATTGAGACAGGAACTTGCTGTTGCACAGCATGAGTTGCAGATCTTGCATGCTCAGATAGGAGCTATAACATCTGAAAGAGAACAAAAAAATGAGGAGCCTTACGGAATAAACAGCTAA